One region of Cucurbita pepo subsp. pepo cultivar mu-cu-16 chromosome LG03, ASM280686v2, whole genome shotgun sequence genomic DNA includes:
- the LOC111790568 gene encoding coatomer subunit beta'-2-like, whose translation MPLRLAIKRKLAQRSERVKSVDLHPSEPWILASLYSGTVCIWNYQSQTMVKSFEVTELPVRSAKFIARKQWVVAGADDMFIRVYNYNTMDKIKVFEAHTDYIRCVAVHPTLPYVLSSSDDMLIKLWDWDKGWMCTQIFEGHSHYVMQVTFNPKDTNTFASASLDRTIKIWNLGSPDPNFTLDAHQKGVNCVDYFTGGDKPYLITGSDDHTAKVWDYQTKSCVQTLEGHTHNVSAVCFHPDLPIIITGSEDGTVRIWHSTTYRLENTLNYGLERVWAIGYMKSSRRVVIGYDEGTIMVKLGRDEPFASMDNSGKIIWAKHNEIQTVNIKSVGANFEVTDGERLPLAVKEMGTCDLYPQSLKHNPNGRFVVVCGDGEYIIYTALAWRNRSFGSALEFVWSADGEYAVRESTSKIKIFSKNFQEKKSIRPTFSAEHIYGGTLLAMCSNDFICFYDWAECRLIRRIDVNVKNLYWADSGDLVAIASDASFYILKYNRDAVSSYLDSGRPVDEQGVEDAFELLHEVNERVRTGLWVVDCFIYNNSSWRLNYCVGGEVTTMFHLDRPMYLLGYLAGQSRVYLIDKEFNVVGYTLLLSLIEYKTLVMRGDYERANEVLPSIPKEHHNSVARFLEARGMIEEALEVATDLDYRFDLAIQLGRLEIAKEIAVEVQSESKWKQLGELAMSTGKLDMAEECLKYAVDYSGLLLLYSSLGDSQGISQLATLAQEQGKNNVAFLCLFMLGRLEDCLQLLVESNRIPEAALMARSYLPSKVSEIVAIWRKDLNKVNPKAAESLADPEEYPNLFDDWQVALSVESKAAQDRGDFAPAETYGNLADKPYTTLVEAFRSMQIEGHLENGDIDHEGTEQNGGEEQDNHIAEHNEDESQEEGEGIVVDADSTDGAVLVNGSEADEEWGTNATTPSA comes from the exons ATG CCTCTCAGACTCGCAATCAAG aGGAAACTTGCTCAAAGGTCGGAAAGAGTAAAATCTGTGGACTTGCACCCGTCAGAGCCATG GATACTTGCAAGTCTGTATTCAGGAACCGTTTGTATCTGGAACTACCAGTCTCAG ACCATGGTTAAATCTTTTGAGGTCACTGAGTTACCAG TCAGGTCAGCCAAATTTATAGCACGGAAGCAGTGGGTTGTCGCTGGAGCTGATGACATGTTTATTCGTGTCTACAACTATAATACAATGGACAAGATAAAAGTTTTTGAGGCACACACAGACTACATCAGATGTGTGGCTGTTCATCCTACCCTTCCTTATGTACTGTCTTCATCTGATGATATGCTTATAAAACTTTGGGATTGGGATAAGGGCTGGATGTGTACTCAGATTTTTGAGGGGCATTCTCATTATGTGATGCAAGTAACATTTAATCCCAAAGACACCAATACCTTTGCAAGTGCATCCCTTGATCGGACAATAAAG ATTTGGAATCTTGGATCCCCTGATCCTAATTTTACATTAGATGCCCATCagaaaggggtgaattgtgttGATTACTTCACAGGAGGTGACAAACCTTACCTCATTACTGGGTCTGACGATCACACTGCTAAG GTATGGGACTACCAAACGAAGAGTTGTGTCCAGACACTTGAAGGTCACACGCACAATGTCTCTGCAGTCTGTTTTCATCCGGACCTTCCTATTATAATTACAGGTTCGGAAGATGGAACTGTTCGCATATGGCACTCGACGACATATAG GCTTGAAAATACATTAAACTATGGCCTTGAACGTGTTTGGGCAATTGGCTACATGAAGAGCTCACGCCG GGTTGTGATTGGTTATGATGAAGGAACCATTATGGTAAAACTTGGCCGGGACGAACCTTTTGCTAGTATGGACAACAGTGGAAAGATAATATGGGCTAAGCACAATGAAATTCAAACAGTAAACATCAAGAGTGTGGGAGCAAACTTTGAG GTTACTGATGGAGAGAGATTGCCTTTAGCTGTTAAGGAGATGGGAACTTGTGATCTTTACCCTCAA AGCTTGAAGCACAATCCCAATGGGAGATTTGTTGTTGTCTGTGGAGATGGTgagtatataatatatactgCTCTTGCATGGAGAAACAGGTCCTTTGGTTCAGCTTTGGAATTCGTTTGGTCGGCGGATGGAGAATATGCTGTGAGAGAAAGTACATCAaagatcaaaattttcagtAAAAATTTTCAg GAAAAGAAGAGTATCCGACCCACCTTTTCAGCTGAGCACATCTATGGAGGAACTCTATTAGCTATGTGTTCCaatgattttatttgtttctatGATTGGGCAGAGTGCAGACTGATCCGCAGAATTGATGTAAATGTGAAG AACCTGTACTGGGCTGATAGTGGTGATTTGGTTGCAATAGCCAGTGATGCATCATTTTATATCCTGAAGTACAAT CGTGATGCCGTGTCTTCCTATTTAGATAGTGGAAGGCCCGTTGATGAACAAGGAGTTGAAGATGCGTTTGAGCTCCTGCATGAAGTGAATGAACGTGTGAGGACTGGCCTTTGGGTTGTGGATTGCTTCATTTACAACAACTCTTCCTGGAGACTGAACTACTGTGTTGGTGGCGAG GTAACCACAATGTTTCATTTGGATCGACCCATGTATTTGCTTGGGTATCTTGCTGGCCAAAGCCGGGTCTATTTGATTGACAAAGAGTTCAA TGTTGTTGGATACACATTGCTTCTTAGCTTGATTGAGTACAAGACCCTTGTAATGCGTGGGGACTACGAAAGAGCCAATGAAGTCTTACCTTCAATTCCTAAGGAGCATCATAACAG TGTGGCTCGTTTCTTGGAAGCACGAGGTATGATAGAGGAAGCTTTGGAAGTGGCTACCGATCTGGATTATAGATTTGATCTTGCGATACAGCTTGGTAGATTAGAGATTGCAAAG GAAATTGCGGTAGAAGTACAGAGTGAATCCAAGTGGAAGCAGCTTGGTGAATTGGCCATGTCCACCGGAAAG TTAGACATGGCCGAGGAATGCTTGAAGTATGCTGTGGATTATAGTGGTTTGTTATTGCTGTACTCTTCCCTAGGAGATTCTCAAGGGATATCACAGCTTGCAACCCTTGCCCAGGAGCAAGGAAAGAACAACGTtgcatttctttgtttatttatgttgGGTAGATTGGAAGACTGCCTTCAGTTGTTAGTtgaaag TAATCGGATTCCTGAAGCTGCTTTGATGGCTCGATCTTATCTTCCAAGCAAGGTTTCAGAGATAGTTGCAATTTGGAGGAAAGACCTGAATAAG GTTAACCCAAAAGCTGCCGAGTCATTGGCTGACCCTGAGGAGTATCCTAATTTGTTTGATGACTGGCAAGTTGCACTATCTGTTGAATCTAAAGCTGCACAGGACAG GGGAGATTTTGCCCCTGCAGAGACGTATGGTAATCTTGCTGATAAGCCATACACGACACTTGTGGAGGCATTTAGAAGTATGCAAATAGAAGGGCATCTCGAGAATGGAGACATCGATCATGAG GGCACTGAACAGAATGGAGGAGAAGAGCAAGACAACCATATCGCAGAACACAATGAAGATGAGAGCCAAGAGGAGGGCGAAGGTATCGTGGTTGATGCTGATTCGACTGATGGTGCAGTTCTCGTGAATGGTAGTGAGGCTGATGAAGAGTGGGGTACGAATGCTACTACCCCATCAGCCTGA
- the LOC111791261 gene encoding uncharacterized protein LOC111791261: MEGNNRGDFLGNVVKPSSLRPSGSFKPALSGKTTPRGSPSFRRLHSSRTPRREARSTGYGLHWIRNNKVLFWLLLITLWAYLGFYVQSRWAHGENKDEFLGFGSQQSNQMLDSEQNKSRNLISTNNHLVVENRSGENNGSDGGVVNVVLAKKGNGVSASKKTKPRKRNKKSKRGKARTRGKIPAEVTNHDIEDQEPEIPLKNSSYGMLVGPFGSTEDRILEWSPAKRSGTCDRKGDFARLVWSRRFVLIFHELSMTGAPISMMELATELLSCGASVSAVALSKKGGLMSELSRRRIKVLDDKADLSFKTAMKSDLVIAGSAVCASWIDGYIEHFPAGASQVAWWIMENRREYFNRSKIVLDRVKMLIFISESQSKQWLNWCQEENIKLRSQPAIVPLSVNDELAFVAGISCSLNTESSSPEKMLEKKQLLRNAVRKEMGVADNDVVVMTLSSINPGKGHFLLLESSNLLIDQGLKGDDSMIRNPDNSSPSRPKLVRRRYLRALLQKLNDNGLSLKESPILNEMLISLNESRENSIQKLYLHGPVYDMASVTGRRLLVDSGGRTEMPFKLIIGSVGSKSNKVVYVKRLLRFLSQHSNLSQSVLWTPATTRVASLYSAADIYVINSQGLGETFGRVTIEAMAFGLPVLGTDAGGTKEIVEHNVTGLLHPLGRAGTRILAQNLQFLLKNPQIREQMGAEGRKKVKKMYLKRHMYKKFVEVIVKCMRTK, encoded by the exons ATGGAAGGGAACAACAGAGGAGATTTTCTAGGAAATGTAGTCAAACCGTCTTCTTTAAGGCCTAGTGGCAGTTTTAAGCCTGCATTGTCAGGGAAAACAACGCCTAGAGGTTCCCCCTCTTTCAGGAGATTACATTCAAGTCGAACACCTAGAAGAGAAGCTAGGAGTACTGGATATGGTTTGCATTGGATTCGAAATAATAAAGTCTTGTTTTGGCTATTGTTGATTACTCTGTGGGCTTATCTTGGGTTTTATGTTCAATCAAGGTGGGCTCATGGTGAAAATAAGGATGAGTTTTTGGGATTTGGCAGTCAGCAAAGTAATCAGATGTTAGACTCTGAACAGAATAAGTCCCGCAATCTGATTTCAACTAACAATCATTTAGTTGTTGAAAATAGATCCGGTGAAAATAATGGGAGTGATGGAGGAGTGGTAAACGTGGTTTTGGCTAAAAAGGGGAATGGTGTTTCTGCTTCTAAGAAAACAAAGCCAAGGAAGAGAAATAAGAAGTCAAAGCGTGGTAAAGCGCGAACTAGGGGGAAAATCCCTGCGGAAGTTACAAATCATGACATAGAAGACCAGGAGCCAGAAATTCCTTTGAAAAACTCTTCTTATGGAATGCTTGTTGGCCCATTTGGTTCAACAGAGGATAGAATTTTGGAGTGGAGTCCTGCGAAGCGTTCTGGCACTTGTGATAGGAAAGGGGATTTTGCACGTCTTGTTTGGTCTAGAAGATTTGTGTTGATATTCCATGAGCTATCAATGACTGGAGCTCCTATTTCAATGATGGAGTTGGCAACAGAGCTCTTAAGCTGTGGTGCCTCAGTTTCTGCTGTAGCTCTTAGCAAGAAGGGTGGCTTAATGTCAGAGCTTTCAAGAAGGCGGATCAAAGTACTTGATGACAAAGCTGACCTCAGCTTTAAAACAGCCATGAAGTCAGATCTTGTGATTGCTGGATCTGCAGTGTGTGCATCATGGATTG ATGGCTATATTGAGCATTTTCCGGCTGGTGCAAGTCAAGTTGCTTGGTGGATCATGGAAAACCGTAGAGAGTACTTCAATCGGTCTAAAATCGTCCTTGACAGGGTAAAAATGCTAATTTTCATATCAGAGTCACAATCAAAGCAGTGGCTAAATTGGTgtcaagaagaaaatataaaactgAGATCTCAACCTGCAATTGTACCACTCTCTGTCAATGATGAACTAGCTTTCGTAGCTGGCATTTCATGTTCTCTCAATACTGAGTCTTCCAGCCCTGAGAAGATGTTGGAAAAGAAACAGTTATTGCGTAATGCAGTTCGAAAGGAGATGGGAGTGGCTGATAATGATGTAGTAGTAATGACTCTGAGCAGCATAAACCCTGGAAAGGGCCATTTCTTGCTTCTTGAATCAAGCAACTTGTTGATTGACCAAGGACTTAAGGGAGATGATTCTATGATTAGAAATCCAGATAATTCAAGTCCATCACGACCAAAATTGGTCAGAAGGCGTTACCTGAGAGCTTTGCTTCAAAAGTTGAATGATAATGGATTGTCCTTGAAAGAATCCCCTATCTTGAACGAGATGTTAATTAGCTTGAATGAGTCGAGAGAAAATAGCATTCAAAAACTTTATCTACATGGCCCTGTTTATGATATGGCCAGCGTAACAGGAAGGAGACTGCTAGTTGATAGTGGAGGAAGGACGGAAATGCCTTTCAAACTTATAATAGGGTCTGTTGGATCCAAGAGCAACAAGGTGGTTTATGTCAAAAGACTTCTAAGGTTCTTGTCACAGCATTCAAACTTGTCACAGTCAGTGCTGTGGACTCCAGCAACTACTCGTGTTGCATCACTTTACTCTGCTGCAGacatttatgttataaattcCCAg GGACTAGGTGAAACATTTGGAAGAGTAACTATTGAAGCAATGGCATTTGGTCTTCCG GTTCTGGGAACTGATGCTGGAGGAACAAAGGAGATCGTTGAGCACAACGTGACAGGTCTTCTTCATCCCTTGGGACGTGCAGGCACTCGAATCCTTGCACAAAACTTGCAGTTTCTACTAAAAAACCCACAGATAAGGGAGCAAATGGGAgctgaaggaagaaagaaggtaAAGAAAATGTACTTAAAGCGGCACATGTACAAAAAATTCGTAGAGGTTATTGTGAAGTGTATGAGAACAAAGTAA
- the LOC111790263 gene encoding auxin-induced protein 22A-like → MATNGVHQLEITELRLGLPGTAHTPTLKNENKRVCSTDDDDGDRRCSKRIRVVGWPPVCSHRRRSNGNDRDLSETSKMYVKVSMDGAPYLRKVDLRILKGYSDLGVAMENLFDRAIGCSDYVSIYEDRDGDWMLVGDVPWEMFIESCKRVRIMKRSESKGSDFSSKQV, encoded by the coding sequence ATGGCAACCAATGGAGTTCATCAACTTGAAATCACTGAGCTCAGATTAGGGCTTCCGGGGACTGCCCATACcccaactttaaaaaatgagaacaaaagGGTTTGTAGtaccgacgacgacgacggTGACCGGAGATGCTCGAAGAGAATCCGAGTTGTCGGGTGGCCCCCGGTTTGCTCTCACCGAAGAAGGAGTAATGGTAACGATAGAGATCTATCTGAAACTTCGAAGATGTATGTCAAAGTAAGCATGGATGGCGCGCCTTATCTTAGAAAGGTTGATCTTAGAATTCTTAAAGGATATTCCGATCTCGGGGTGGCAATGGAGAATCTATTCGACCGTGCAATCGGATGCTCTGACTATGTTTCGATTTATGAAGATCGAGATGGCGATTGGATGCTCGTCGGGGATGTTCCATGGGAGATGTTTATTGAGTCATGCAAGAGAGTGAGAATAATGAAGAGATCAGAATCTAAAGGGTctgatttttcttcaaaacaaGTATGA